ACGACACTCAGGTTATTTTTCGGCAACTTTGCTCGTGCCGTCGTGAATCGGATGTTTTGTCTCTGTTAGCTTCCATTCAGGGTCCATGGTCTTTTGTTTTTTATCAAGCCTCAGAGCATTGCTTGTGGTTCGGCAGAGACTTCTTTGGCCGCCGCAGTCTGCTGTGGCAGTTCAGTAAAGAGGTAGACAAAGTTCTCGTTCTTTCTTCCGTAAGTGCCGTCTCTGGTAATCCGTGGCAGGAAGTTCCGGCATCGGGAATCTTCAGATTGGATCTCAAGGCCTGCGCTGCATCTGAAGCGGTGACTTTAACGCTGTATCCTTGGAAATACCCTTCCAGACAGAATGCTACCGAGAAAGCAGGCCTTGGTGACTTAAATATGGTTTCCAAAGATTTCTCAAGTTATGTGTCTCTTGTGGTGAATGAATCAAACACGTTGGTAGCGCCTGTCATTCCGTTAAATAAGGAGACCCTTAACACACAGGAGTCCCAGTTATTTGATTTTACCAACAATGTAGCAGATGTGGAAGTTCTGCAGATGTTTCTTGCAGATCACCATAAAAAGGAACTAGTTTGCCAGTTCATTGATGTGTTGAGTAGAGCAGTCGAGAGAAGAGTTTTATGTCTGGCTAGAGAGGCCGATCATTTAAGAGGAGAAATGTCAGGAGCAGCTCCGAGGAAACCCCACGTTGCGGTGCTATTTTCTGGCGGCATTGATTCCATTCTCATAGCTGCCCTTGCTGACAGGCACGTTCCTTCGGAAGAACCCATTGATCTTCTCAATGTGGCCTTCAAGGTAACAGACCAAGGAAGGCAAAGCAGTTCCACCAAGAAACACAGCAAGGAACAGAAACAGTCGCCCCCTAGTCAGGGATGTTTCAATGACACCGGGATTGTGAAGAGTAGCTCTTCGTCACCTTTTAACGTGCCTGACAGAATTACCGGCAAGGCGGGGCTGGAAGAACTGAAAACCATCAGTCCTTCCAGATCGTGGAATTTCGTGGAAATCAACATTACGCTTGAGGAGTTAAAAGCAATGAGACGACAACACATAAGTCATTTAGTTTATCCGTTGGGCACTGTTCTGGATGATAGCATTGGTTGTGCTGTGTGGTTTGCTTCTAGAGGAGAAGGCCTGATTACCAGCCAGGGAGATATAAGACCATATAAAAGCATTGCGAAGGTATGAAGCTAGCTATCGATTTATGACTTAACGACTCTCACGCAATGTATTTTTACTCCATAGTTGGTATTGGAATCCTGAGCCTACAAGGGAGTAAGCCCTGCTTAAACTGCAGGCATAACTCTGCAGTCCCTTTCTATTTTATTAGCTCTTTTGCCACACACACGAAGCTGAATATGCACAcgttaaatgcatgtaagttgcGGGCTTACTGTCAGTGATAGAAACAGAGATATGAAagttaggagctaaatggcaccttaaacccgtTATGTggacaacaacggaatgtctaggcatggtTTTTTATAACGAAtacaagctgaaaatgaatgaactgccgTTAAAATAATTATGTTCGTTTTTCACATGGTCGAgcccttctcctgcccaccccctactattcttaagagggtctgttctccagtcttcagagagtagctggaaggggggaggcagaaaaaggtcctttcTTTCcagtctgcagttttaatctgaaatcttaggtgcagtactgtgcccaaagctcagaaactgcttgcgctaatgaaattcccagtTGCGAAATGCGCCTagagcaatgggagttttgaacaccgcttactgtattttttttttgtaacaatgACGGCTCTATGGTTTAAATGGGATTAAAATCTGGCACAGCCGTA
The nucleotide sequence above comes from Zootoca vivipara chromosome 1, rZooViv1.1, whole genome shotgun sequence. Encoded proteins:
- the LOC118095031 gene encoding asparagine synthetase domain-containing protein 1 isoform X1, whose product is MCGICCVVSLSVRPPDSCFLKEDILCNLRRRGPNSSQQLIKTVPQLPYHCLFSGHVLHLRGQLTPQPVEDPTSGNVFLWNGEIFSGVPVTDEENDTQVIFRQLCSCRRESDVLSLLASIQGPWSFVFYQASEHCLWFGRDFFGRRSLLWQFSKEVDKVLVLSSVSAVSGNPWQEVPASGIFRLDLKACAASEAVTLTLYPWKYPSRQNATEKAGLGDLNMVSKDFSSYVSLVVNESNTLVAPVIPLNKETLNTQESQLFDFTNNVADVEVLQMFLADHHKKELVCQFIDVLSRAVERRVLCLAREADHLRGEMSGAAPRKPHVAVLFSGGIDSILIAALADRHVPSEEPIDLLNVAFKVTDQGRQSSSTKKHSKEQKQSPPSQGCFNDTGIVKSSSSSPFNVPDRITGKAGLEELKTISPSRSWNFVEINITLEELKAMRRQHISHLVYPLGTVLDDSIGCAVWFASRGEGLITSQGDIRPYKSIAKVVLTGIGADEQLAGYSRHRACFEKHGLEGLNEELEMELGRISSRNLGRDDRVIGDHGKEARFPFLDEEVVSFLNSLPIWEKANLTLRRGIGEKLLLRMAVAELGFTASSVLPKRAMQFGSRIAKMENSSEKASDKCTRLQSLPVE